A window of Fragaria vesca subsp. vesca linkage group LG7, FraVesHawaii_1.0, whole genome shotgun sequence contains these coding sequences:
- the LOC101302785 gene encoding RNA pseudourine synthase 5-like, whose product MSMSTSSLSTQTFGLPWPDLNDGLSYNDVVKSSDSELTLIEFYSSKYKSSAPLQGWLQRIRNGQITVDGEVVRDSDTILRVGSELVYHRLPWGEPDAPYLLEVLYEDDDMIALNKPGGLQVLPGGLFQQRTVLTQLLWRESQKFDHLACQKSHLVPVHRLGRGTSGILLCAKTKHAKTQLAAYFADGTSHIGDDSTTNTKLHTTRKITKIYRALVTGIICEDEVIVKQPIGTVRYPGVAKGLYIASPAGKPALSKVEVLDRDIQKNHTIVQVEIQSGRPHQIRIHLSFIGHPLLGDPLYVAGGQPKCLGSDLVDESFADDGGFKRPTKPVPGDCGYNLHAHQVVLSHPSSNEVIKITAPLPLVLRTREEIEELRQ is encoded by the exons ATGTCAATGTCGACCTCATCGCTCTCAACTCAAACGTTCGGTTTGCCGTGGCCCGATCTCAACGACGGCTTGTCGTACAACGACGTCGTCAAATCCTCCGATTCCG AATTGACACTGATCGAGTTCTACTCCAGCAAGTACAAGAGCTCAGCTCCGTTGCAAGG TTGGTTGCAGAGAATCCGAAACGGACAG ATAACAGTTGATGGGGAAGTTGTTAGAGATTCGGATACGATTCTCAG GGTTGGTTCGGAATTGGTATATCATAGACTTCCGTGGGGAGAGCCGGATGCGCCATACTTGCTTGAGGTTTTGTATGAGGATGATGATATG ATTGCTTTGAATAAGCCGGGCGGGCTGCAAGTTTTACCTGGAGGTCTTTTCCAGCAACGGACAGTTCTAACACAGCTCCTATGGCGGGAGTCTCAGAAATTCGATCACTTAGCATGCCAAAAATCACATCTTGTTCCTGTTCATCGCCTAGGAAGGGGGACTTCAG GAATACTGCTATGTGCAAAGACGAAGCATGCCAAAACTCAACTTGCCGCATATTTTGCTGATGGGACATCCCACATTGGAGATGACAG CACCACCAACACGAAGCTGCATACAACCAGGAAAATCACAAAGATATACCGGGCACTAGTAACTGGGATAATTTGTGAGGATGAG GTGATTGTCAAGCAGCCAATTGGAACTGTGCGATATCCTGGTGTGGCTAAAGGGCTGTATATTGCTTCTCCGGCAG GAAAACCAGCTCTGAGCAAAGTAGAAGTTCTTGACAGGGACATACAGAAAAACCACACAATTGTACAG GTTGAGATTCAGTCAGGGAGACCACATCAAATTCGCATTCATCTGTCTTTCATAGGACATCCCTTGCTAG GAGATCCTCTATATGTTGCTGGTGGACAACCAAAGTGCTTGGGATCTGACTTAGTTGATGAAAGTTTTGCAGATGACGG AGGGTTCAAGAGGCCTACAAAGCCTGTTCCTGGAGATTGTGGTTATAATCTGCATGCTCATCAAGTGGTACTCTCTCACCCATCATCCAATGAG GTAATCAAAATCACAGCACCTCTCCCACTTGTCCTTCGGACTCGAGAAGAGATTGAAGAACTTAGGCAGTAG
- the LOC101303068 gene encoding uncharacterized protein LOC101303068 — MECFFKGANEDLTPSPVDILRCPFLRNINEPTNFSFSSMSSMAFPMPVRAASKGPIFEDGPNFDMAFKLFHGSDGVVPLSGRSYEKVEKVEQQQAPFMFNPLAARAATISLSSFGPGGPFGFDAFSEKWKKMQKKSNSSKKGSSSKGGNSNHEAASNEWLQSGNCPIAKSFRAVSGVVPLVAKALQLPPGMKVKCPPAIVAARAALSKTAFAKNLRPQPLPAKVLVIGALGMAANVPLGIWREHTKKFSPSWFAAVHAAVPFIAVLRKSVLMPKSAMAFTIAASILGQVIGSRAERYRLKAKATKNLALTDTSVQIMKPESSVGGMKSQFQVVEAKSGHCTEIEEWNSVALQVSRPSSSTDVFC, encoded by the exons ATGGAGTGTTTTTTCAAAGGTGCTAATGAGGACTTGACGCCGTCTCCGGTAGACATTCTTCGGTGTCCATTCTTGAGGAACATTAATGAGCCCACCAATTTTTCCTTCTCCTCCATGTCTTCCATGGCTTTCCCTATGCCG GTACGTGCTGCCAGCAAAGGTCCAATTTTTGAGGATGGTCCCAATTTTGACATGGCATTTAAGCTTTTCCATGGGAGTGATGGAGTTGTCCCTCTCTCTGGACGATCGTATGAGAAAGTTGAGAAAGTTGAGCAACAACAAGCCCCATTCATGTTTAATCCATTAGCTGCAAGGGCAGCTACTATCAGCCTGTCATCCTTTGGACCTGGAGGACCCTTCGGTTTTGATGCATTCTCTGAGAAGTGGAAGAAAATGCAAAAGAAGTCCAATTCCTCGAAAAAAGGGTCTTCTTCAAAG GGAGGGAACTCTAATCATGAGGCAGCGAGTAATGAGTGGCTACAAAGTGGAAACTGTCCGATTGCAAAATCATTCCGTGCTGTTAGTGGTGTCGTTCCACTTGTGGCAAAGGCTTTGCAGCTCCCTCCAGGCATGAAAGTTAAGTGCCCACCAGCAATAGTTGCAGCTCGAGCAGCTCTGTCAAAAACTGCATTTGCAAAGAACCTCCGCCCACAACCCCTGCCTGCAAAAGTGCTTGTGATTGGAGCACTGGGAATGGCGGCCAATGTTCCATTAGGGATATGGAGAGAGCACACCAAGAAATTTTCTCCATCTTGGTTTGCTGCTGTGCATGCAGCAGTTCCATTCATAGCCGTACTTCGAAAGTCTGTGTTGATGCCTAAGTCAGCTATGGCGTTTACCATTGCAGCATCTATATTAGGACAGGTGATTGGGTCCAGAGCAGAGCGCTACCGTCTGAAGGCAAAGGCAACTAAAAACTTGGCTTTGACTGACACCTCTGTACAGATCATGAAGCCTGAAAGCTCTGTTGGTGGGATGAAAAGCCAGTTCCAGGTGGTTGAAGCGAAATCTGGTCATTGCACTGAGATTGAGGAGTGGAACTCAGTTGCTCTGCAGGTCTCACGCCCTTCTTCATCGACTGATGTGTTCTGCTAA
- the LOC101299911 gene encoding general transcription factor IIF subunit 2-like, whose product MAPTQVAMEDQKPLQRTSSSTSAKTWGHLETSKAAEPVWLMKCPPNVAKSFKAHSAEDGGGAASEAGGSGPVAKVILSLDPLNSNNEPKFTMELAATESANTPKCYVLDMSRDFVPMSVFSESSEGKLSVEGKIFNKFDMKPHDENLENYGKLCRERTKKHMKSRKIQVIDNDNGAHMRPMPGMIGFVAPGPSDKKKVPTKGSEMKRTRRDRGEMEDIMFKLFERQPNWTLRQLIQETDQPEQFLKDILKDLSVYNNKGANQGTYELKPEYRRTSEDAAP is encoded by the exons ATGGCGCCAACCCAAGTAGCAATGGAGGACCAAAAACCACTACAACGAACCAGTAGCAGCACCAGTGCCAAAACCTGGGGGCACTTGGAGACCAGCAAAGCGGCGGAGCCGGTGTGGCTCATGAAATGCCCGCCCAATGTCGCCAAATCGTTCAAGGCTCACTCCGCCGAGGACGGCGGAGGCGCGGCGTCGGAGGCTGGTGGCTCCGGCCCCGTCGCCAAGGTCATTCTCTCGCTTGACCCTCTCAACTCCAATAACGAACCCAAG TTCACCATGGAACTGGCGGCAACAGAATCTGCGAATACGCCCAAGTGTTACGTTTTGGATATGTCCAGGGACTTTGTGCCAATGTCTGTGTTTTCGGAGTCATCGGAAG GAAAGTTATCTGTGGAGGGAAAAATCTTCAACAAGTTTGATATGAAACCCCATGATGAGAATCTTGAGAATTATGGGAAACTTTGCCGTGAACGAACAAAAAAGCATATGAAAAGTAGAAAGATTCAG GTGATCGACAATGACAATGGGGCTCATATGAGGCCAATGCCAGGGATGATTGGTTTTGTGGCTCCTGGACCCAGT GATAAGAAGAAAGTGCCAACGAAGGGATCAGAAATGAAGAGAACAAGGAGGGACCGTGGAGAAATGGAAGATATCATGTTTAAGCTCTTTGAGAGGCAACCTAATTGGACATTAAGACAATTGATCCAAGAGACTGATCAACCCGAA CAATTTCTGAAAGACATACTTAAAGATCTCTCTGTCTACAACAACAAGGGAGCTAATCAAGGCACATATGAGCTGAAACCAGAATACAGGAGAACAAGCGAGGATGCAGCTCCCTAA
- the LOC101303366 gene encoding alpha-taxilin-like, whose translation MENPDANQLPEVDSLPDGFVDSSTEPLAPPTPTLEQEKAPGNHEDDNASERDCSKEPVDKSGANELQTSQDRGEKPPKLRTFPVPLSESDSFDSPVELVEVLNKVSTEQTVEDSLVMPGMADSVSEAAIQAFNCSEVKEQVEAKSESSERTTEGGLDATTTNLKEISASETVEKNKKPDTTETKRKNPKRTFKSEKEFIEFMLKYQQVTAERDGAIAVRDKLESLCRELQRQNKMLMDECRRVSTEGQNLRLELSTKFQDAIKDVSKKLDEQKDECISQLKENEMLSTKLQQLTHQYVHSEQQYETKLKQKSLELQIADLKIKQHEEKLIQEQAQMKLYAEQVSQLLSTENNLRLQLTADGEKFQQFQDALSKSNEVFETFKQEIEKMAKSIKDLKKENLFLKSKCDKTDVTLIELVDERERLKKQLEKTKNQKEKLESLCRSLQAERKQNSSESNSSDSVPS comes from the exons ATGGAGAACCCAGACGCAAATCAGCTTCCTGAAGTGGATTCATTGCCAGATGGATTTGTTGACAGCTCCACAGAGCCGCTGGCTCCTCCAACTCCTACCTTAGAACAGGAGAAGGCTCCGGGCAATCATGAGGATGATAATGCCTCGGAGAGGGATTGCTCAAAGGAGCCTGTGGATAAATCGGGTGCTAATGAGTTGCAAACGAGCCAGGATAGGGGAGAGAAGCCGCCCAAACTGAGAACCTTTCCTGTTCCATTATCGGAATCTGATAGTTTTGATTCTCCAGTAGAATTAGTTGAAGTTCTGAATAAAGTGTCTACAGAGCAGACTGTAGAAGACTCACTAGTCATGCCCGGGATGGCTGACTCCGTGTCTGAGGCTGCAATTCAGGCATTTAATTGCAGTGAAGTAAAGGAACAAGTTGAAGCAAAATCTGAAAGTTCAGAGAGAA CAACTGAAGGAGGCTTGGACGCAACGACAACCAATCTAAAGGAAATATCTGCTTCAGAAACTGTTGAAAAGAACAAAAAACCA GATACAACTGAAACCAAACGGAAAAATCCAAAGCGGACCTTCAAATCAGAGAAGGAGTTTATAGAGTTCATGTTGAAGTATCAACAAGTTACTGCAGAGAGAGATGGAG CCATTGCTGTTCGAGATAAGCTTGAGTCATTGTGTAGAGAGTTACAACGCCAGAACAAAATGCTAATG GATGAATGTAGACGGGTGTCAACAGAGGGCCAAAACTTGAGATTAGAGTTATCAACCAAGTTCCAAGATGCAATAAAG GATGTGAGCAAAAAGCTAGATGAGCAGAAGGATGAATGTATCTCTCAGCTAAAGGAGAATGAAAT GTTAAGTACCAAGCTACAGCAGCTCACCCATCAGTATGTTCATTCTGAACAGCAATATGAAACAAAG TTGAAACAAAAATCATTGGAGCTTCAAATTGCTGATTTGAAAATTAAGCAGCATGAAGAGAAATTAATTCAGGAACAAGCCCAGATGAAATTATATGCAGAACAGGTGTCACAGTTACTATCAACTGAAAATAACTTGCGCTTACAATTGACAGCTGATGGGGAAAAATTCCAACAATTCCAG GATGCATTGTCGAAAAGCAATGAAGTTTTCGAAACATTCAAACAAGAGATTGAAAAG ATGGCAAAGTCTATCAAGGACCTCAAGAAGGAAAATTTATTCTTGAAGAGCAAATGTGATAAGACAGATGTTACTCTTATAGAACTCGTAGATGAG CGTGAGCGGCTGAAGAAACAGTTGGAAAAAACAAAGAACCAGAAAGAGAAGCTCGAATCCTTATGCCGCTCACTTCAAGCCGAAAGGAAACAGAACTCCTCCGAGAGCAACTCCTCTGATTCAGTTCCATCATGA